The following proteins are encoded in a genomic region of Saccharopolyspora antimicrobica:
- a CDS encoding pentapeptide repeat-containing protein: protein MAKFEKVVAFDRAKFQDNAWFSEAEFESIVTLEGTKFEGVKFVGAKFQDESWFDGAEFQCEAFFDRAEFQRQVSFGGAEFQGSAWFDDTKFQHRATFGGAKFHERT from the coding sequence ATGGCGAAGTTCGAGAAGGTAGTCGCGTTCGACAGGGCGAAGTTTCAGGACAATGCCTGGTTCAGCGAGGCGGAGTTCGAGAGTATAGTCACGCTGGAGGGGACAAAGTTCGAGGGCGTCAAGTTCGTCGGGGCGAAGTTTCAGGACGAATCCTGGTTCGACGGGGCGGAGTTCCAGTGCGAAGCTTTCTTCGATCGAGCGGAGTTCCAGCGCCAAGTTTCTTTCGGGGGAGCGGAGTTCCAAGGCAGCGCCTGGTTCGACGATACGAAGTTCCAGCACAGAGCCACTTTCGGTGGGGCGAAATTCCACGAGAGAACCTAG
- a CDS encoding pentapeptide repeat-containing protein — translation MAVPQYVASQTTLESTRSQSLNTQEQQITERFGRAVEQLGTRDNLEVRIGGIYALERIARDSPPDHPAVVNLLTTFVHERTKVLRDAQRHCPDQPLSADVQAALSVLARRNAARDDPASHLNLANACLWQPELKGLAAPFAIFTAADLTGAFLDNADLRLAYLVDADLDHASLTGADLRGADLSGVDFLNADLSGADLRGADLTNTRLDNAKLTNANLDGTKLNGADLSGADLVNASLRSSDLTDAYLSGANLTDVKGLTREQTAAIAPGGTAVQGVPLEWLPR, via the coding sequence TTGGCTGTTCCGCAGTACGTTGCTTCCCAGACCACGCTGGAATCGACCCGCAGCCAAAGCCTCAACACCCAGGAACAGCAGATCACCGAGCGGTTCGGCAGAGCCGTCGAACAGCTGGGCACTCGCGACAACCTCGAAGTCCGCATCGGCGGCATCTACGCCCTGGAACGCATCGCCCGCGATTCACCTCCCGACCACCCCGCCGTGGTCAACCTGCTGACCACGTTCGTGCACGAAAGAACGAAAGTGCTCCGTGATGCGCAACGCCACTGCCCTGATCAACCACTGTCCGCGGATGTGCAGGCAGCACTCAGTGTCCTGGCGCGCCGCAACGCCGCCAGAGATGACCCAGCAAGCCATCTCAACCTCGCCAATGCTTGCCTGTGGCAGCCTGAACTCAAAGGTCTAGCGGCACCCTTTGCCATCTTCACCGCCGCCGACCTCACCGGCGCCTTCCTCGACAACGCCGATCTTCGCCTCGCCTACCTCGTCGACGCTGACCTCGATCACGCCAGCCTCACCGGCGCCGACCTCCGGGGCGCCGACCTCAGCGGCGTGGACTTTCTCAACGCCGACCTCAGCGGTGCCGACCTCCGCGGTGCTGATCTCACCAACACGCGTCTCGACAACGCCAAGCTCACCAACGCCAACCTCGATGGCACCAAGCTCAACGGTGCCGATCTCAGCGGTGCCGACCTCGTCAACGCGAGTCTCCGCTCCTCCGACCTCACCGATGCCTACCTCAGCGGCGCCAACCTCACTGACGTGAAAGGGCTTACGCGCGAGCAGACGGCCGCAATCGCCCCCGGAGGTACCGCGGTCCAAGGGGTTCCTCTGGAGTGGTTGCCACGGTGA